The DNA region TCGCTCCCCGGCGTCGAGCGCTTCTTCAAGCGCAACCTCGACGACGAGATGGAGAACCTGGAGGCGGCCCTCGCCGAGGACTTCGGGGTCGAAGTGTGAGACTCGCGCTCGCGCAACTCCGGATCGAGAGCGGAGACGTGGACGGCAACGTCGAGCGCGCGCGGGCGGCCGTCGCCGAGGCCGCCGCCGACGGCGCCGACCTGGTCGCGCTCCCCGAGGTCTTCAACGTCGGCTACTTCGCGTTCGAGGGGTACGCCCGCCGGGCCGAGAGCGTCGCCGGCCCGACCGTCTCGGCGCTCGCCGAGAGCGCGCGGGAACACGGCGTGGGCGTCCTCGCCGGCAGCATCGTCGAGGACCTGGCGGACTCGCGAGCCGACGGGGTCGACACTCCGGCAGGGGAGGGGCTGGCCAACGCCTCGGTCTTCCTCGACCGGTCGGGCGAGCGCCGGGCGGTCTACCGCAAACACCACCTGTTCGGCTACGGCTCCGCGGAGCAGGAACTGCTGACACCCGGCGAGGCTGTGCCGACCGTCGAGTTCGGCGACCACACCGTCGGCGTGACGACCTGCTACGACCTGCGGTTCCCGTCGCTGTGCCGCGACCTGGTCGACGCGGGGGCGACGATGGTGCTCGTCCCGAGCGCCTGGCCGTACCCGCGCGTCGAGCACTGGCGGCTGTTCCCGCGGACGCGCGCCGTCGAGAACCTGCTGTACGTCGGCGCGGTCAACGGCGTTGGGACCTTCGAGGACGCGGAGTTGCTGGGCCGCTCCGCGGTATACGACCCCTGGGGCACGACGCTTTCGAGCGCCGGCGACGAGGCCGCCCTCGTGACCGCCGACGTGGACGCCGACCGAGTCGTCGAGGTCCGCTCGGAGTTCCCCGCGCTCGAGGACCGCCGTCGATAGCTCAAACGCCCGTTTGAGGCCACGGTACCCCTTTTGTGTCGCCGGCGGATCCCCTGGGTATGGTTCGCAAAGCGACGCTGCTCGTGGCGGCTCTGGTCGTTCTCGCGGGCTGTGCAGGCATGGGGGGCAACTCGGCGGACGGCGCCGCGCCGGAACAGCAGGCGGCCGATGGGGGTGGAGGCGACGGCGCCAGCGGGGGAGACGGCGGCGACGGCGGCGGCGCCGCCGACGGCGGTGACGGGGGGAGCGACGACGCGGCGGACGCCGAGTTCAGCGCGAGCGACGGGAGCGGCGACGGACAAACCAGCGCCGCGGCGCAGGTGGACCGGGCGCTGATCAAGACCGGCGAGGTGCGGCTGGAGGTCGAGAACTACTCCGTCGCCGAGCGGGCGGTGCGGTCCCGCGCGGCGGAGCTCGGCGGCTACGTCTCCGGGTCGAACGTGGAACTCCACCACCGCGAAAATCAGACCTGGCGGACCGGCTACGTCGAGGTGCGGGTCCCCTCGGGGAACTTCACGGCGCTGTACGAGGCCACGCAGGGCCAGGGGACGGTGCTGTCGGCCGATTCGAACACGAAGGACGTGACCGACCAGCTGGTCGATCTGAACGCGCGACTGGAGAACCTCCGCGCCCAGCGCGACCGGCTGCGCTCGCTGTACGACTCCGCCAACACGACCGCGGACCTGCTCGAAGTCGGCGAACAGCTCTCGGAGGTTCAGGGCGAGATCGAACGCCTCGAAGCCCAGAAGCGGTCGCTCCGGGACAGAGTTTCCTTCTCGACGGTCCGCGTCGAACTCCGCGAGCCCCGGCCAGACCCGGTCGCGCCCGCGGAGCCGACGCCGTTCCACGAGCAGTCGCCGGTGACGGTGTTCCTCTCGTCGGCGCAGGGCTTCGTGACGTTCGCCCGCACCGTCTTCGTCGCCGGCGTCGCCGCGGTCCCGTGGGTCCTCGGGCTCGGCGTGCCCGCCCTCCTCGTCGTCGGCGCGGGTCGGCGAGTGGGTGTCCCGTCCCGGGTGCCGTTCGTCGGGACCCGGTCGCGTTCGCGTCGCCCGTCAGGCGACCACGGCGGCGCGGGCGAGGGGCTCCGGACCGAGTTCGAGACCACCACCGGAGACGACGTGGACTCCGAGAGCGCCGACGAATCGGCCGGGGATCCGGGATCTGGCCCCGACGGCGCGTCGAAGGACGGGTCCGGCGACGAGTGATCGCCGGGCCGACCTCGATGGTCGCCAGATCGTGTGAACGGATTGCACGGGACGGCCGTTCGGACCCAGTGCCAGACACGAGATTTATGTCGGAGGACGCATTACCGACTGGTGCCGGCGAGACGCTTTTCACGTCGCAACCGGCAATTCGACCGCGCTCGGCCAGGCCCACGTCGACCACGCGCCGCGGCACCTGTCCGGACAGGCCGCCGCGGCCCGCCTCCTCGTCCACGGCCCGCCTCTCACCTTTCGCCGTTCCGCTTCGAGCCGACGGACGACAACTGCCCAGCGACGCCTCGGTCCAGGCGGTGAACTGCCCGGTGGCGACCGAGGGTAAGATATATGATCCTCGTGTGACTCGTTCGGAACGGCCATGGAGTACGAACTCGAAAACCGGCCGTCGTACGCGGTCGCGTCGGTCAGGCTCTCACCGGGCGAGGAACTCACCACCGAGGCCGGCGCGATGGTCTCGCACACGGAGACGGTCCGGATGGAGACGGGGATCGGCGACTCCGACGAGGGGTTCCTGGAGTCGGTCAAAGACTCCGTGCTCGGCGACGAGTCGCTGTTCCGGAACCGGTTCACCGCCGAAGGCGGCGACGGGATCGTGCAGATCGCGGCGACCACGCCGGGAGACATGACCGCCCGAGAGCTCGACGGCGACGAGGTCTACGTCCAGTCGGGCGCCTACGAGGCCGCCGGGTCGGGCGTCGAACTCGACACCGACGTGGGCGACCTGGACACGCTGTTCGGCGGCGAGGGACTGTTCCTGCTGAAGGCTGCCGGGACCGGCCCGCTCTTCCTGTCGGCCTTCGGGGGCATCCAGGAGCACGAGGTCGACGCCGGCGAGGTGTTCACGGTCGATTCGGGCCATGTCGTCGCCTGGGACGCGTCGATGGACTACAACACCGAGCGGATCGGCGGCATGAAGGAGACGCTGTTCAGCGACGAGGGGCTGGTCATGCGGTTCACCGGCCCGGGGACGGTGTTGCTGCAGACCCGCAACTACGGCGACTTCGTCAGCGACCTCGCCTCGCGGCTCCCCTCCGGCAACTCCGGCGGCGGTGCCGACGTCGAAGTCGGCGGCGACGTCTGAGAGCGCGCGGCCGCCGAACGGTCCACCCCCCGACTCCAGCGAGGCAGTCGACGTACGGCGATCAGTCGTCTACGGAGCCGAGACTGGCGATCAGTCGTCTTCGGTCTTGATATCGGCCGAGAGCCCCTGCGCCATCTCGATGTCCTTCGAGTTGTTGAGCGTCCAGGCGGTCCGCTCGGTGACGGCCTCGATGACTTCGCGGGCGCTCGGGGCGCCCTTGCCGGACTTCTTGACGCCGCCGAACGGGAGTTGCACTTCCGCGCCGATGGAGGGAAGGTTGCCGTAGGCGAGCCCGACCTCGGCGTGGTCGCGGTAGTAGTTGATCTGGCGGTAGTCCTCGGAGACGATGGCCCCGGCGAGGCCGTAGTCGGTGTCGTTGTGGATCTCGACGGCACGCTCGATGTCGCCCTCGTACTCCAGCAGGGCGACGTGCGGGCCGAACACCTCCTCGTGGATACAGCGCAGGTCCGGGTCGTAGTCGATCTCGTAGACGAACGGGCCGACCCAGTGGCCCTTTTGGTGACCGTCGGGGATCTCCGAGTCCTCTAGTTCCGCCCGGTCGACGAGGACGTTCGCGCCCTCCTCGCGGGCCAGGTCGTTGTACTTGCCGAACTTCTCGACCTGACTCTCGTCGACGACCGGACCCATGAACGTGTCCTCGTCGAGCGGGTCGCCGACGGCCACGTCCTCGGCGAGGTCGACGAACCGCTCCTTGAACTCGTCGTACACGTCCGTGTGGACGATGAGCCGTTCGCTGGAGACGCACCGCTGGCCGGTCGTCTTGAACGAGGACATCACCGCCGAGTGCAGGGCGATGTCGAGGTCGGCCGCCTCGGTGATCACAACGGCGTTCTTGCCGCCCATCTCCAGGGCGGCGTCGCGGCCGGGGACGCCGCCGAGCTTCTCGTCGATCTTGTGGCCGACCTCGGCCGACCCCGTAAAGAGGACCGTCGAGACGCGCTCGTCCTCGACGATGGCGTTGCCGGCGTCGCCGAAGCCCTGGACGACGTTGAACACGCCCGGTGGCACGCCGGCGTCGATCATCATCTCCGCGACGATCTGGCCGCAGTAGGGAGTCTGCTCGGCGGGCTTCCAGACGACGGTGTTGCCCTCGACCAGGGCGACGGCCATGTGCCAGAACGGGATGGCGACCGGGAAGTTCCAGGGGGTGATGCAGCCGACGACGCCGCGGGGCTTGCGGCGCATGTAGGCGTCCTTGCTGGCGATCTCGGAGGGGACCACGTCGCCGTGGGGGTGGCGAGCGTTGCCGGCGGCCCACTCGACCATGTGGGCGGCCTCGACCACGTCGGCGCGGCCCTCGCTGATCTCCTTGCCGCACTCGCGGGTGACGATCTCCCCGAGTTCGTCCGTGCGGTCCCGCAGCTCGTGGTAGACCTCCCACAGCACCTCCGCGCGGTCGATGTACGACAGCGAGCGCCACTCCTCGAACGCGTCGTCGGCGGCCGCGACCGCCCGCTCGACGTCGGCCGGCGTCCCGCGGTAGAACTCGCCCACCGTCTCGCCCGTCGCCGGGTTCTCGCTCTCGAAGGTCTCCTCGCTGTCGCCGACGGTCCACTCGCCGTCGACGTAGTGCCTGAAGGGTTCGTCGGGCCGGGACATGAACCGTAGTTCGACGCCGACGGTCAAAAAAGTCCGTTCCGGTGGGTTCGAGACCCGTCACTCGCGGGGCGGAACTCTTCCCGAACGCACAATTCTGGCCCCGATCCGACTCGTACGATCACTGATCGCCGCGGTTCAGTTCGGCGCGTTATCAGGTCCGATAGCCGGCGAGAAATATTAATTATAGTCCGTTATAGATACGCGATCGGTGTGAGATACCGATGGCGACCGCCCCCGGTTGTGGACCGCCCGCGTCCAGCCCGTCCGAACACAGTGCGAGCGCAGACCAGGAGTCCGACCGGCGGACGCCGTCGGTCGTGGTGTTCGACGGCACGACGAGAGCGGCCCTCTACAGGCGCTGGCTCTCCGAGCAGATCCGGGTGGAGTCGGCCGGGTCGATCGCGGAGGGCCGCGACGCGGTCGACGAGTCGACGGCGGTCGCGCTGGTCCGCCACGAGCTCCCGGAACCGAAGCGGAAACTGGTGGCCGAGATCCTCGACCGACAGGCCGACCGCGTCCGGGTCGTCCTCACGACCAGCGACCACCAGCCGGTCTCCGACCCCGTCGTCGACGAGGACGCCTGCCTCTGCGAACCGATCGACCGGTCGTCGCTCCGGGCGGCGGTCAGCCGTCAGATAGCGGCGGTCACGTTCGGACGACTCCTCGTCGAGTACTACGAATGTACGACCGCGCTGGCCTCCCGGAAGGTGCAACTGCCGCCGGACGAGCAGGAAGCGGACGAGCGGATCCGCCGACTGGAGTCGCGCCGGACGGACCTGGCGGCCGGCATCGAGACGCTCCAGAAGCGGCTCCCGAGCGACGAACTCCGGGCGGTCCTCCACGAGATATCGCCCCCGGAGTACGAACGGGAGAGCCGCGAGCGCAAGCCCGAGTCGGGGAGCAAGTACCGCCCCGAAGGCTGCGGGGAGTGCGACCGGCAGTGGAACGTGAACCCGGACGGGTCGCCCGCCGGCTACCGACGGCTCGGCGCGTTCGTCTGGGAGTGTACCGACTGTGGGGCCGTCTGCGACCGCTCGGACCCCGCGAACCAGCGGATCGCACGGCGTCGGTGACCGAACGGGACTCGCCACTCCGCGGTCGCACCCGCCGGTGTGTCAGCCCGACGGCTCGATCCGCTCCAGCGCGTGCTCGAAGTCGTCGCGGCCGATCACCACGTCGTCGGCCCGCTCGTTGGCCTCGTCGGGGTCGACGCCGGCGGCGACCTCGCTGATGGCACGCATCGACGCCGCGCGGACGAGCGACTCGATCTGGGCGCCGGAGAGCCCCTCCGTCTCGCTCGCCAGGTCGTCCAGGTCCACGTCGTCGCCGAGCGGCTTGCCCTCCGTGTGTACGTCGAGGATCGCCCGCCGCCCGGCCTCGTCGGGGTTCGGGACCTCGACGTGCTGTTCGAGGCGGCCGGGTCGCAGGAGCGCGTCGTCGAGCATGTCCCGCCGGTTCGTCGCGGCGAGGACGACGAGGTTGGGGTTCTCGGCGGCGCTGTCCATCTCGGTCAGCAGCTGGGAGACGACGCGTTCGGTCACCTCGTTGCCCTCCATCCGACCGCCGGCGATGCCGTCGATCTCGTCGAAGAAGACGATGGCCGGCGCTGTCTGGCGGGCGCGGTCGAACACTTCTCTGACTGCTTTCTCGCTCTCGCCGACGTACCGGTCCATCAGTTCCGGCCCGGCGACGCGGATGAAGTTGACGCCGCTCTCGCCCGCCACGGCCCGGGCGAGCAGGGTCTTCCCCGTCCCCGGCGGGCCGTAGAGGAGGACGCCGGAGGGCGGGTCGGTGTTGGTCGCGGTGAAGAGGGGACCGTACTCCAGGGGCCACTCGACGGCCTGTTCGAGCGTCGATTTCGCCTCGTCGAGCCCGCCTACGTCGTCGAACGTGACCGTCGGCGACTCGGCGACGTACTCCCGCATCGCCGATGGTTCGACGGTCCGGAGCGCCGCTTCCATGTCCTCCCGCGTCACCTCCGGCTCGTCGCGCGTCCGCCGCAGCGCGTGCATCGCGGCCTCCGTGGTGAGGGTGTGCAGGTCCGCGCCGACGAACCCGTGGGTCCGTCCGGCCACGCGGTCCAGGTCCACGTCGTCGGCCAGCGGCATCCCGCGGGTGTGCACGTCGAGGATCTCGCGGCGCCCGGTCTCGTCGGGGACGCCGATCTCGATCTCCCGGTCGAAGCGGCCGCCCCGCCGGAGCGCGGGGTCGATGCTGTCGACCCGATTCGTCGCGCCGATGACGATGACCTGCCCGCGGTCCTCCAGCCCGTCGAGCAGGGTGAGCAGCTGCGCGACGACGCGGTTCTCCATGTCGGAGTCCTCGTCGCGCTCGCCGGCGATGGCGTCGATCTCGTCGACGAAGATGATCGCCGGGGCGTTGTCCTCGGCGTGGTCGAACGCCTCGCGCAGCCGCTCCTCGCTCTCGCCCTTGTACTTCGAGACGACCTCCGGCCCGGAGATCACGTCGAAGTAGGCGTCGACCTCGTTGGCGACCGCCCGCGCGATGAGCGTCTTCCCCGTCCCGGGCGGGCCGTGCAGGAGGACGCCCCGCGGCGGCGAGATGCCCAGCCGGGTGAAGAGATCGGGGTTCGACAGCGGCAGCTCGATCATCTCCCGCACCTGGTCGAGTTCGTCGTCGAGCCCGCCGATGTCCTCGTAGGAGACGCCAGTCCGGGAGGCCGACTCGTCGGGCGTCGCCTCTGTGGCCGGTCCTCCGGATCCCGTTCCGGCCGACCCGCTGGACCCGCTCGATCCGGCGCTCGTTCCCGTCCCGCCCCCGCTGGCTGCGCCGGACCCGCCGACGGCGCTCCCGGTCGGTCCCCCGTCTATCGGCGGGAGGACGGTGATGTCGGTCTCGTCGGTGACCCGCACCGCGCCGCCGGGGTCGGTCCCGGAGACGGCGAAGGCGCCGACGCCGTCGATGTGGACCTGTTCGCCCTCGCGGAGCGGGCGGTCCAGCAGGGCGCGCCGGACCGCCGACTCCTGCTGGGCCTCGTCGAGCCCGACCGACTGGGCCAGCCGGACGGTCAGGCTGTCGGCCTCGCGGACGGAGGTCTGCTCGACGGTGACGGTGTCGCCGATGTTGACGCCCGCGTTGGCGCGGGTGTCGGCGTCGATGCGGACGTAGGCGCCGTCGCCGCTCTCGGGCCAGGCCTTCGCGACGGTCGCCCGCTCGCCCTGGATGACCAGCGGGTCGCCGCTCAACACTCCGAGTTCGGACCGGACTCGCTCGGGGACCCGCGCGATGCCGCGGCCGGCGTCGCGCTTGTTCGCACCTTCGACGGAGACCTCGATGGCGTCGCCGCTTCCCATACCCCCGCTATCGGGCCGACGCTCTTAATCCGTTTGCCCCCACCTTTTTAGCGGAGGGGTGGGCGCCATTTGCCCACCCCTCCGCGAAAAAGATGGGGCAAAAAGGCCGCTCGCGCTCCGCGCGTGCGGGGAACCGCGCGCCTGCGGCGCGCGGATGCTAACTACAGGGGACGTATATATCACGTAAGCATCCGCCGAGCGACCGGCGGAAGCGAGGTGATTCGCCGTCAGAGCTCCGCTCTGACGAGCCTGCGGCCGTTCGCGGCGCTCACTCCCGCAGACACCGGACGCGAGCGACCGCAGGGAGCGAGCCGTCCGGCTTTTTCCCCCAAGTTTTTCCAGCGGAGGATTCCCGCAGGCGCGCGAAGCGCGCCGAGGAGCTCTCCGCCGCAAAAAGTGGGTTCGCAGACATACCTCCCAATCCGCGGGACCGGAGTAACGCCTTTACCCCGTGGCGACGCACACTCTACCATGGTCGTGACTACCGAGCGCGACGAGATGACCTGGTACAAGTGCGAGGCTTGTGGGCTGATGTTCGACGAGCAGTCCGACGCGCGCCAGCACGAGGAGAACTGCGACGCCGAAGAGCCGTCGTACATCCAGTGAACCGGCCGGGAATCCGGTAAACGGGCCGATCCAGGGGAGCGGTCGCCGGGGGACCGGTTCGCCGGACGGCGGACCGCCGAGGGGGCCCTACGCGTTCTCGACGATCTCGAAGCTCTGTTCGCCCATCTCGTCCTCGACGAAGACGAACACGCGACCGTCGACGACCGACAGGTCCGCCTCGATTTCGACGCGGTGGGACTCGGAACGCGCCACAACGCCCTGGAACAGCGGCTCCTCGCCGCCGTCGTCGACCATGACGCGCCCGACGCCGGTCGACTCCAGGATGTCGTCGTGGGTGTTCAGGTCGTTGACGTACAGCATGATCCCCTGGGTCTCGGTCTCGTCGGTGACCAGCACGTGCACGTCCTTGCCGGGGCCGGCGCGGACGGACTCCTCGACGGCCGTCGGGACGCCGCGGTAGAACACCTCGCGGCCGTCGAGGTACTCGACGGCGACCCCGTCCTCGGTGAGTTCGACCCCCAGCGTGTCCGGCGGCACGTCGTTGCGCGCGCTCATACCCACGGATTCCCGCGGGCGACCCAAAAGCGTCGCGTTCCTGTCGTGCCGGCGGCGAACACGGGCGCCGACCGGGTCAACCGCCGACCGCTCCGCTTGCCGGATTCCCACAGAGGTAAATACCGCCCGGGAAGACAGGGGGACGATGGAAGGACAGGCAGTCGCCCCCGCGGCGGGGACGGTGCTGAACGCGCTCGCGACCGGCACCGGGTCGGCGTTCGCCATCGACGAGTACACGACCGCGACGGTCGAACTCGACGCCGGCGCCGACGGCGTGACCGGCCGGGTCGCCGAGGACCCCGACGCGGACACCGAGCTGATCGAGCGCTGCGTCGCCGCGGTCACCGACCGCTTCGGCGACGGGGAAGGGGGCCGCGTCCGCACCGAGAGCGACGTGCCGATGGCCTCGGGGCTGAAGAGCTCCAGCGCCGCCGCGAACGCGACCGTGCTGGCGACGCTCGACGCCCTGGGCGCCGCCGACGAGGTCTCCCGCGAGGACGCCTGTCGGATCGGCGTGCGGGCGGCCCGCGACGCCGGCGTCACGGTCACCGGCGCGTTCGACGACGCCAGCGCGAGCATGCTCGGCGGCGTCACGGTCACCGACAACACCGAGGACGAACTGCTCGCCCGCGAGGAGCGCGAGTGGTCAGTCCTGGTGTGGACGCCGCCCGAGCGGTCGTTCTCCGCGGACGCCGATGTCGAGCGCTGCCGGCGGGTCGCGCCGATGGCGGAGCTCGTCGCGGACCTGGCCCTGGACGGGGAGTTCGGCCGCGCGATGACGGTCAACGGGCTGGCCTTCTGCGCCGCGCTGGAGTTCCCGACCGACCCCGTCGTCGAGGCGATGCCGGTCGTCCACGGCGTCTCGCTGTCGGGGACCGGGCCGAGCTTCACCGCCGTCGGGGAACGCGAGGACCTCGAAGCGCTGCGCGACCGCTGGGACGAGCGCGAGGGTCGCACCTGGCTGACCACGACACAGACGGAGGGCACACGCATCCAATGAGCCAAGACGAATCCGACTACGCGGAGGAGATGAGCCTCGACGAACTGCGCGACGAGATCCAGTCCATCGACCGGGAGATCGTCGAACTGATCGCCCAGCGGACCTACGTCGCCGACACCATCGCGCAGGTCAAAGACGAACGGGGCCTCCCGACGACCGACGAGGAGCAGGAGCAGGCCGTCATGGACCGGGCCGGCGAGAACGCCGAGCAGTTCGACGTCGACTCCAACCTCGTCAAGGCCATCTTCCGGCTGCTCATCGAGCTGAACAAGGTCGAACAGCGCGAGAGCCGGTAGCCGAACGCGCCGCGCCGCTCGCCGTCTCCACGGACGCGACGAACGCCGACGGGAGCCGAAGTTCCTTATGCGCCCCGGGAGAAGTTCGCGGGTATGGCGGAGTACGAACTCGACGAGGTCGACCGGGAGATCCTCGCCGCGCTGCAGGAGGACGCGCGCAACCTCTCCTCGGGGGAGATCGCCGAGCGGACCGACGCCTCGTCGAGCACGGTTCGCAAGCGCATCCAGCGGCTCGAATCGGAGGACGTCGTCAAGGGGTACAGCGCCGACGTCGACTACCAGAAGTCCGGCTACCCGCTCCGGATGTTGCTGTTCTGTACCGCCCCGATCCCCGAGCGCGGAGAGCTCATCGACGAGATCCTCGACATCCCGGGGGTCGTCTCGGTGCAGGAACTCGTGACGGGCGAGCAGAACCTCCTCGTGACGGCCGTCGGCGAGTCCGACGACGATATCACGCCGGTCGCGCAGGAACTGCTCGACATGGGGCTGACCGTCGCCGACGAGGTGCTCGTCCGCAGCCACGAGACGACCCCGTTCGACGACTTCTCGGCCGAGTGACTCCCCCGCCCGAGCGGCGTCCGCAGTCGACCGGCAGCGGCCGGGACCGGTCCGCACTCGCTGGCCGACCTCCGGTCGCTCCGCTCGTGATCCCCCGAATAGTACCAGCCCGTTCGCAAAGCCGCTACTGAACACCGATCTGTTCGACGGCGTCGCCACTCGGGTTCACACTCGGCTCTGCCCCGCGACTGTTCCACCCCGGACCGAACCGCACGTGCGTCGACCGAATTGGCGCCCGCTGTCTCGACAGATTTCCGCGTTCGACCGCTATCCCCGGGAACCCAACGCGTAGCGGCACCGCTTGGACCCGCCACGTGGTCCTGGCAGCGAGGTGCGGGGACCGGGCCGTTGTGCTATCCCGTATCAATGACCATAACGTTCTTTCATTCATTTTCTACGAACGAATTGTGCGAACCAAAGAATATAATAACCGTATTGTTCTACAAGGGTGTAACGACGACCAGTTCGTGTGGGTCCCGGGACGGAACTCGGCGGCCGTGCGGACTGGTCGGGAACACAACGATGACCGGCCAAACGGGACGGAACGACGACGCAGCGCTCTCGGAGACAGTCTCGCCGCCGACCTCGTTCCTCCCGCGAGCGGCCACGGTCGCGGTCTGGACACTCTTCGTCCTCAGCGCGGGCGCCCTCGCCCTCGTCGTGACGGGCGGCGAGCGGGCGGTCGCGGACCTGGTCGTCGTCGACGGGCTGACCGCCGTGATGTGGGTCGTGGTCACCTTCTTCAGCGGCATCGTCCACAGTTACTCCCGCCGGTACATGGCGGGCGACGCCCGCGTCGAGGCCTTCTTCGCCCGGATCTTCGCGTTCACGCTTGTCGTGATGGCGATGACCGCGGCGAACCACGTCGCGCTGTTCGCGGGGGCGTGGCTGGCGATGGGGCTCCTCATGGCGTCGCTGGTCGGCCACGTCCGCGGCTGGGAGCAGGCCCATGCCGCCGCCGCCAGCGCCCGCCGGCACTTCCTCGCCAGCAGCGGGCTGCTCGCGGTCGGCCTGGCCGTCCTCGTCTGGGCGACCGGCGCGACCTCGATCTCGGGCATCCTCGGGGAGGTCGGGACCCTCTCGCAGCCGGTCGCGCTCGTCGCCGTCGGCGCTATCTTCCTCGCGGCGATGCTCCAGTCGGCGCTCGTCCCGTTCCACACCTGGCTGCTGTCGTCGATGACGGCGCCGACGCCCGCCTCGGCGCTGATGCACGCCGGCTTCGTCAACGCGGGCGGCATCCTGCTGACCCGCTTCGCGCCGCTGCTCGCGGACACGCCTGCGGTCATGTCCGTCATCGTCGTCGTCGGCGCCGTCAGCGCCCTGCTCGGGCAGGCGCTGCTGCTCGTGCAGACGGACATCAAGCGCAAGCTCGGCGCCTCGACGGTCGCGCAGATGGGGTTCATGATACTCCAGTGCGGCCTGGGCTTCTTCGCGGCCGCCATCGCGCACCTCGTCCTGCACGGCTTCTACAAGGCGTACCTGTTCCTCTCCTCGGGCGAGGCGGTCGAACAGACGGCGCCGAAAGAGTCGAAGCGCGACCGCCTGACCCTCCCCGGCGTCGCGGTCGGCCTGCTCACGGCGGTCGGCGGCGGCGCCCTGTTCGCCGTCCTCACCGGGAAGGGGACCGAAATCAACAGCGGGCTCGTCCTGGCGCTGGTGGTCGTCCTGACGACCATGCACGCGACCCGGGACATCCTGCGGCGGGCGACGCTCTCGCCGGTCGCGCGGCTGCTCAGCGTCCCGGTCGTCGTCCTGACGGCCATCGGCGCCTACGGCGTGCTGTTCAACGCCATCTCGACCGTGATCGCCGGCGCGCCGATGGCGAAGGCGCCGACCGAGCTGACGGCCGTCCACGTCGGCGTCGCCGCGCTGTTCGTCCTGGCGTACCTGGCGACGGAGCTCGGCTGGCACCG from Halosimplex halophilum includes:
- a CDS encoding shikimate kinase, with amino-acid sequence MEGQAVAPAAGTVLNALATGTGSAFAIDEYTTATVELDAGADGVTGRVAEDPDADTELIERCVAAVTDRFGDGEGGRVRTESDVPMASGLKSSSAAANATVLATLDALGAADEVSREDACRIGVRAARDAGVTVTGAFDDASASMLGGVTVTDNTEDELLAREEREWSVLVWTPPERSFSADADVERCRRVAPMAELVADLALDGEFGRAMTVNGLAFCAALEFPTDPVVEAMPVVHGVSLSGTGPSFTAVGEREDLEALRDRWDEREGRTWLTTTQTEGTRIQ
- a CDS encoding DUF5796 family protein, which translates into the protein MSARNDVPPDTLGVELTEDGVAVEYLDGREVFYRGVPTAVEESVRAGPGKDVHVLVTDETETQGIMLYVNDLNTHDDILESTGVGRVMVDDGGEEPLFQGVVARSESHRVEIEADLSVVDGRVFVFVEDEMGEQSFEIVENA
- a CDS encoding DUF4349 domain-containing protein, encoding MVRKATLLVAALVVLAGCAGMGGNSADGAAPEQQAADGGGGDGASGGDGGDGGGAADGGDGGSDDAADAEFSASDGSGDGQTSAAAQVDRALIKTGEVRLEVENYSVAERAVRSRAAELGGYVSGSNVELHHRENQTWRTGYVEVRVPSGNFTALYEATQGQGTVLSADSNTKDVTDQLVDLNARLENLRAQRDRLRSLYDSANTTADLLEVGEQLSEVQGEIERLEAQKRSLRDRVSFSTVRVELREPRPDPVAPAEPTPFHEQSPVTVFLSSAQGFVTFARTVFVAGVAAVPWVLGLGVPALLVVGAGRRVGVPSRVPFVGTRSRSRRPSGDHGGAGEGLRTEFETTTGDDVDSESADESAGDPGSGPDGASKDGSGDE
- a CDS encoding DUF7128 family protein; this translates as MVVTTERDEMTWYKCEACGLMFDEQSDARQHEENCDAEEPSYIQ
- a CDS encoding AAA family ATPase produces the protein MGSGDAIEVSVEGANKRDAGRGIARVPERVRSELGVLSGDPLVIQGERATVAKAWPESGDGAYVRIDADTRANAGVNIGDTVTVEQTSVREADSLTVRLAQSVGLDEAQQESAVRRALLDRPLREGEQVHIDGVGAFAVSGTDPGGAVRVTDETDITVLPPIDGGPTGSAVGGSGAASGGGTGTSAGSSGSSGSAGTGSGGPATEATPDESASRTGVSYEDIGGLDDELDQVREMIELPLSNPDLFTRLGISPPRGVLLHGPPGTGKTLIARAVANEVDAYFDVISGPEVVSKYKGESEERLREAFDHAEDNAPAIIFVDEIDAIAGERDEDSDMENRVVAQLLTLLDGLEDRGQVIVIGATNRVDSIDPALRRGGRFDREIEIGVPDETGRREILDVHTRGMPLADDVDLDRVAGRTHGFVGADLHTLTTEAAMHALRRTRDEPEVTREDMEAALRTVEPSAMREYVAESPTVTFDDVGGLDEAKSTLEQAVEWPLEYGPLFTATNTDPPSGVLLYGPPGTGKTLLARAVAGESGVNFIRVAGPELMDRYVGESEKAVREVFDRARQTAPAIVFFDEIDGIAGGRMEGNEVTERVVSQLLTEMDSAAENPNLVVLAATNRRDMLDDALLRPGRLEQHVEVPNPDEAGRRAILDVHTEGKPLGDDVDLDDLASETEGLSGAQIESLVRAASMRAISEVAAGVDPDEANERADDVVIGRDDFEHALERIEPSG
- a CDS encoding nitrilase-related carbon-nitrogen hydrolase, which encodes MRLALAQLRIESGDVDGNVERARAAVAEAAADGADLVALPEVFNVGYFAFEGYARRAESVAGPTVSALAESAREHGVGVLAGSIVEDLADSRADGVDTPAGEGLANASVFLDRSGERRAVYRKHHLFGYGSAEQELLTPGEAVPTVEFGDHTVGVTTCYDLRFPSLCRDLVDAGATMVLVPSAWPYPRVEHWRLFPRTRAVENLLYVGAVNGVGTFEDAELLGRSAVYDPWGTTLSSAGDEAALVTADVDADRVVEVRSEFPALEDRRR
- a CDS encoding aldehyde dehydrogenase family protein; the protein is MSRPDEPFRHYVDGEWTVGDSEETFESENPATGETVGEFYRGTPADVERAVAAADDAFEEWRSLSYIDRAEVLWEVYHELRDRTDELGEIVTRECGKEISEGRADVVEAAHMVEWAAGNARHPHGDVVPSEIASKDAYMRRKPRGVVGCITPWNFPVAIPFWHMAVALVEGNTVVWKPAEQTPYCGQIVAEMMIDAGVPPGVFNVVQGFGDAGNAIVEDERVSTVLFTGSAEVGHKIDEKLGGVPGRDAALEMGGKNAVVITEAADLDIALHSAVMSSFKTTGQRCVSSERLIVHTDVYDEFKERFVDLAEDVAVGDPLDEDTFMGPVVDESQVEKFGKYNDLAREEGANVLVDRAELEDSEIPDGHQKGHWVGPFVYEIDYDPDLRCIHEEVFGPHVALLEYEGDIERAVEIHNDTDYGLAGAIVSEDYRQINYYRDHAEVGLAYGNLPSIGAEVQLPFGGVKKSGKGAPSAREVIEAVTERTAWTLNNSKDIEMAQGLSADIKTEDD
- a CDS encoding TIGR00266 family protein, yielding MEYELENRPSYAVASVRLSPGEELTTEAGAMVSHTETVRMETGIGDSDEGFLESVKDSVLGDESLFRNRFTAEGGDGIVQIAATTPGDMTARELDGDEVYVQSGAYEAAGSGVELDTDVGDLDTLFGGEGLFLLKAAGTGPLFLSAFGGIQEHEVDAGEVFTVDSGHVVAWDASMDYNTERIGGMKETLFSDEGLVMRFTGPGTVLLQTRNYGDFVSDLASRLPSGNSGGGADVEVGGDV